One genomic window of Anaeromyxobacter diazotrophicus includes the following:
- the leuS gene encoding leucine--tRNA ligase, whose translation MPMNERYEPQSIEPRWQDRWTAAHTFSAGNRPGAEKRYVLEMFPYPSGAMHMGHARVYTIGDALARWLRMRGHDVLHPIGFDALGLPAENAALKDGKHPAARTRENIVSFRAEMRSLGYAFDWDREIVTADPEYYRWNQWFFVKMLERGLVYRRQGKANWCTGCLTVIANEQVLEQDGQRTCERCQSPVLEKVIPEWAFRITAYADALLEGLDQLGAWPERVTTMQRNWIGRSVGAQVQFPVEGTDRKIEVFTTRVDTIYGCTYVVLAPEHPLVEAVTRPERLAEVRAFVERMRRTEAAARTGEGAPKEGVFTGAEAVNPFTGARVPVWIANFVLAEYGTGAVMSVPAHDQRDFEFARKYGLPVRTVIQPAHGERTPPGDQLGAATTEDGVLADSGPYTGLPSADARFRMSADAKAKGFGEANVRYHLRDWGFSRQRYWGTPIPIIYCPDHGAVPVPVEDLPVRLPEQAIITGTGEPPLAKVPEFVNTVCPVCGKPARRETETMDTFVDSSWYYARYLSPKDDRQPFDPKLADRWLPIDVYVGGPEHAVMHLLYFRFWNRVMRELGLVPVDEPCKRLVTQGIVNGPDGRKMSKRWGNVVAPGPMVKRFGADTVRMFMLFAAPPEKDIDWSDEQVDGLFRFLSRVWRIFHARHACFGAGEAALGEAAGAALELRRRTHRTIKRVTDGFEGDLKFNTGIAGLMELVNDLYAFEPASEPDRAAVREALVALATLLAPFAPHVAEELWHAVGGPAVEGALLADQPWPAFDPALVAADTVSIAVQVNGKLRGEVRAAAAATEAEVRALAESEEKVKGYLAGKTVRKVVYVPKRLVNFVVS comes from the coding sequence ATGCCCATGAACGAGCGTTACGAGCCGCAGTCGATCGAGCCGCGCTGGCAGGACCGCTGGACCGCCGCCCACACCTTCTCCGCCGGCAACCGGCCGGGGGCCGAGAAGCGGTACGTCCTCGAGATGTTCCCCTATCCGTCGGGCGCCATGCACATGGGCCACGCGCGCGTGTACACCATCGGTGACGCGCTCGCGCGCTGGCTGCGCATGCGCGGGCACGACGTGCTGCACCCCATCGGCTTCGACGCGCTCGGCCTGCCGGCCGAGAACGCGGCGCTCAAGGACGGCAAGCACCCGGCCGCGCGCACCCGCGAGAACATCGTCTCGTTCCGCGCCGAGATGCGCTCGCTCGGCTACGCCTTCGACTGGGACCGCGAGATCGTCACCGCCGACCCCGAGTACTACCGCTGGAACCAGTGGTTCTTCGTGAAGATGCTGGAGCGGGGGCTCGTCTACCGCCGCCAGGGCAAGGCCAACTGGTGCACCGGCTGCCTGACCGTGATCGCCAACGAGCAGGTGCTCGAGCAGGACGGCCAGCGCACCTGCGAGCGGTGCCAGTCCCCGGTCCTGGAGAAGGTCATCCCGGAGTGGGCCTTCCGCATCACCGCCTACGCCGACGCGCTGCTCGAGGGGCTGGATCAGCTCGGCGCCTGGCCCGAGCGCGTCACCACCATGCAGCGCAACTGGATCGGCCGCAGCGTCGGCGCCCAGGTCCAGTTCCCGGTGGAGGGGACCGACCGCAAGATCGAGGTCTTCACCACCCGCGTCGACACCATCTACGGCTGCACCTACGTCGTCCTGGCGCCGGAGCACCCGCTGGTGGAGGCGGTGACGCGGCCGGAGCGGCTCGCCGAGGTGCGCGCGTTCGTGGAGCGGATGCGCCGGACCGAGGCGGCCGCGCGCACGGGCGAGGGCGCGCCGAAGGAGGGCGTCTTCACCGGGGCCGAGGCGGTGAACCCGTTCACCGGCGCGCGGGTCCCGGTCTGGATCGCGAACTTCGTGCTGGCCGAGTACGGCACCGGCGCGGTCATGAGCGTCCCCGCCCACGACCAGCGCGACTTCGAGTTCGCGCGCAAGTACGGCCTCCCGGTGAGGACCGTCATCCAGCCGGCGCACGGCGAGCGCACGCCGCCCGGCGACCAGCTCGGCGCCGCCACCACCGAGGACGGCGTGCTGGCCGACTCGGGGCCGTACACCGGCCTCCCGAGCGCCGACGCCCGCTTCCGGATGAGCGCCGACGCGAAGGCGAAGGGGTTCGGGGAGGCCAACGTCCGCTACCACCTGCGCGACTGGGGCTTCTCCCGGCAGCGCTACTGGGGCACCCCCATCCCCATCATCTACTGCCCCGACCACGGCGCGGTGCCCGTGCCGGTGGAGGACCTGCCGGTCCGCCTGCCGGAGCAGGCCATCATCACCGGCACCGGCGAGCCGCCGCTCGCCAAGGTGCCCGAGTTCGTGAACACCGTCTGCCCGGTCTGCGGCAAGCCCGCCCGGCGCGAGACGGAGACGATGGACACCTTCGTCGACTCGTCCTGGTACTACGCCCGCTACCTGTCGCCGAAGGACGACCGCCAGCCGTTCGACCCGAAGCTGGCGGACCGCTGGCTCCCCATCGACGTCTACGTCGGCGGCCCGGAGCACGCGGTGATGCACCTGCTCTACTTCCGGTTCTGGAACCGGGTCATGCGCGAGCTGGGCCTCGTGCCGGTGGACGAGCCGTGCAAGCGCCTCGTGACGCAGGGCATCGTCAACGGGCCGGACGGCCGCAAGATGTCGAAGCGGTGGGGCAACGTGGTCGCGCCCGGGCCCATGGTGAAGCGGTTCGGCGCCGACACGGTGCGCATGTTCATGCTCTTCGCCGCGCCGCCCGAGAAGGACATCGACTGGTCCGACGAGCAGGTGGACGGGCTCTTCCGGTTCCTGTCGCGCGTGTGGCGCATCTTCCACGCGCGCCACGCCTGCTTCGGCGCCGGCGAGGCGGCGCTCGGCGAGGCCGCCGGGGCCGCCCTGGAGCTGCGGCGGCGGACCCACCGGACCATCAAGAGGGTGACCGACGGGTTCGAGGGCGATCTCAAGTTCAACACCGGCATCGCGGGCCTGATGGAGCTCGTGAACGACCTCTACGCCTTCGAGCCGGCCTCCGAGCCGGACCGGGCCGCGGTGCGGGAGGCGCTGGTGGCCCTCGCCACGTTGCTCGCGCCCTTCGCCCCGCACGTCGCGGAGGAGCTGTGGCACGCCGTGGGCGGCCCGGCCGTCGAGGGCGCGCTCCTGGCCGACCAGCCCTGGCCGGCGTTCGACCCGGCCCTGGTGGCCGCCGACACGGTCAGCATCGCGGTCCAGGTGAACGGGAAGCTGCGCGGCGAGGTGCGGGCGGCGGCGGCCGCGACCGAGGCCGAGGTGCGCGCGCTCGCCGAGTCCGAGGAGAAGGTGAAGGGCTACCTCGCCGGCAAGACGGTCCGGAAGGTGGTCTACGTCCCGAAGCGCCTCGTGAACTTCGTGGTGAGCTGA
- the lptE gene encoding LPS assembly lipoprotein LptE produces MTARARPLAGRRRARAGERGGGPRAALAGALVALASCGYAVHAPGRLPEDARQVFVRALENRTTDADAGALVAAALRRELARRGADAGPGAPAKLEGAVEGVGFGAASPNGAIYRLTLTVSARLVVAGKVASEQRSVRSEDWLAGQDPLESEGRRRLALRHAAEAVAREIVERLELP; encoded by the coding sequence GTGACCGCGCGCGCGCGCCCCCTCGCCGGACGGCGCAGGGCGAGGGCGGGGGAGCGGGGCGGGGGCCCGCGCGCCGCCCTCGCGGGCGCGCTCGTCGCGCTGGCCTCCTGCGGCTACGCCGTCCACGCCCCCGGCCGGCTCCCGGAGGACGCCCGCCAGGTGTTCGTGCGCGCGCTGGAGAACCGCACCACCGACGCGGACGCCGGGGCGCTGGTGGCCGCCGCGCTCCGGCGCGAGCTGGCGCGCCGCGGGGCGGACGCCGGCCCGGGCGCGCCGGCGAAGCTCGAGGGGGCGGTGGAGGGGGTGGGCTTCGGCGCCGCGAGCCCGAACGGCGCCATCTACCGCCTGACCCTGACCGTCTCCGCGCGCCTGGTGGTGGCGGGGAAGGTCGCGAGCGAGCAGCGATCGGTGCGCTCCGAGGACTGGCTCGCCGGCCAGGATCCCCTCGAGAGCGAAGGCCGGCGACGGCTCGCGCTGCGCCACGCGGCCGAGGCGGTCGCGCGCGAGATCGTGGAGCGCCTGGAGCTGCCGTAG
- a CDS encoding response regulator — MEGFRALVVDDSPAMRKQLVQALQRMGGDPVEAQDGADAWRRLQHTPVDIILTDINMPLLDGLKLTGLVRAGGRHQRTPIVVITTEAAEADRRRAEALGANGYLVKPVQSQQVTELVKQLLEAARAA; from the coding sequence ATGGAAGGCTTCAGGGCGCTGGTGGTGGACGACAGCCCCGCCATGCGCAAGCAGCTGGTGCAAGCGCTGCAGCGGATGGGGGGCGACCCGGTGGAGGCGCAGGACGGCGCCGACGCCTGGCGCCGGCTCCAGCACACGCCGGTGGACATCATCCTCACCGACATCAACATGCCGCTGCTCGACGGCCTCAAGCTCACCGGCCTCGTCCGCGCCGGCGGCCGGCACCAGCGCACCCCCATCGTCGTCATCACGACCGAGGCGGCCGAGGCGGACCGCCGCCGCGCCGAGGCGCTCGGCGCGAACGGCTACCTGGTGAAGCCGGTGCAGAGCCAGCAGGTCACGGAGCTGGTGAAGCAGCTCCTCGAGGCCGCGCGGGCCGCCTGA
- the asnS gene encoding asparagine--tRNA ligase: MFPPVYIADIAAHEGQEVTLHGWLHNRRSSGKLHFLQVRDGTGVIQCVVFKGNVTPEVFQEADHLPQETSLAVTGLVKKDARSPIGFELDVKDLRALAKPAREFPLGHKEHGVAFLMEQRHNWLRSQRQAVILRVRHSVVKAIRDFFDGRGFTLVDAPVFTPSACEGTSTLFEVPYFDLGKAYLTQSGQLYMEAAAMALGKVYCFGPTFRAEKSKTRRHLTEFWMVEPEVAFMDLDGDMELMEQLVAHVVQAVLAKHERELRDVLERDVSKLANVKAPFPRITYTEAVEVIQKAGHPMKWGDDIGGDEETVVASAYDRPVMVHRYPAAMKAFYFKKDPQDANVALGCDVLAPEGYGEIIGGGQREDDLAVLEASIAQAGLPKEAFEWYLDVRRYGSVPHAGFGMGVERCVAWICGLHHVRETIPFPRMMERITP; this comes from the coding sequence ATGTTCCCCCCCGTCTACATCGCCGACATCGCCGCGCACGAGGGCCAGGAGGTCACGCTCCACGGCTGGCTCCACAACCGCCGCTCCTCCGGGAAGCTGCACTTCCTGCAGGTGCGCGACGGCACCGGCGTCATCCAGTGCGTCGTCTTCAAGGGCAACGTGACGCCCGAGGTGTTCCAGGAGGCGGATCACCTGCCGCAGGAGACCTCGCTCGCGGTCACCGGGCTCGTGAAGAAGGACGCCCGCTCGCCCATCGGCTTCGAGCTCGACGTGAAGGACCTCCGCGCGCTGGCGAAGCCGGCGCGCGAGTTCCCGCTCGGCCACAAGGAGCACGGCGTCGCCTTCCTCATGGAGCAGCGCCACAACTGGCTGCGCTCGCAGCGGCAGGCGGTGATCCTCCGGGTGCGCCACAGCGTGGTGAAGGCCATCCGCGACTTCTTCGACGGGCGCGGCTTCACGCTCGTGGACGCGCCGGTCTTCACTCCCAGCGCCTGCGAGGGCACCTCCACGCTCTTCGAGGTCCCCTACTTCGACCTCGGCAAGGCGTACCTCACGCAGTCGGGCCAGCTCTACATGGAAGCGGCCGCCATGGCGCTCGGCAAGGTCTACTGCTTCGGCCCCACCTTCCGGGCCGAGAAGTCGAAGACGCGCCGCCACCTCACCGAGTTCTGGATGGTGGAGCCCGAGGTCGCCTTCATGGATCTCGACGGCGACATGGAGCTCATGGAGCAGCTCGTCGCGCACGTGGTCCAGGCGGTGCTCGCGAAGCACGAGCGCGAGCTCAGGGACGTGCTCGAGCGCGACGTCTCGAAGCTCGCCAACGTGAAGGCGCCCTTCCCGCGCATCACCTACACCGAGGCGGTGGAGGTCATCCAGAAGGCGGGCCACCCGATGAAGTGGGGCGACGACATCGGCGGCGACGAGGAGACGGTGGTCGCGTCGGCGTACGACCGCCCGGTGATGGTGCACCGCTACCCGGCCGCGATGAAGGCGTTCTACTTCAAGAAGGACCCCCAGGACGCGAACGTCGCGCTCGGCTGCGACGTGCTCGCGCCCGAGGGGTACGGCGAGATCATCGGCGGCGGCCAGCGCGAGGACGACCTGGCCGTGCTCGAGGCCTCCATCGCCCAGGCCGGGCTGCCCAAGGAGGCGTTCGAGTGGTACCTCGACGTGCGGCGCTACGGCTCCGTCCCGCACGCCGGCTTCGGCATGGGCGTCGAGCGGTGCGTGGCCTGGATCTGCGGCCTCCACCACGTCCGCGAGACCATCCCGTTCCCGCGCATGATGGAGAGGATCACGCCGTGA
- a CDS encoding DUF4388 domain-containing protein, translated as MALTGTLKDFGIAEILQLIGQQAKSGVLHLASADEEIHVVLSDGAVVSAESARRKQKERLGAMLVRAELLSREALARALQVQGRTLRRLGDILVELELVTKQDLKEVTTLQTTETIYRLFEWKSGTYDFEPGAVEFDAGTVVPMRAEALLMEGFRRVDEWPMVRRKISSPAMTFLRRAPLPADESAGPAERRVHALAEPGRTVEKLVDLSRLGEFETCKALLTLVNMGCLKAVPAPRRSAAAGVGAYARSWRQRLRRGAAGLAATALLSGALAGGAWLAAERHRATVHAGPSLEEGAAQRLLARHQLARLAGALEVWRLERGSYPQRLAELVEADLAAPADLRWPWREEYHYRRTPDGGFVLLPPLP; from the coding sequence ATGGCGCTCACCGGCACGCTCAAGGACTTCGGGATCGCCGAGATCCTGCAGCTCATCGGGCAGCAGGCGAAGAGCGGCGTGCTCCACCTCGCCAGCGCCGACGAGGAGATCCACGTCGTGCTGTCCGACGGGGCGGTGGTCTCGGCGGAGTCCGCCCGGCGCAAGCAGAAGGAGCGGCTCGGCGCCATGCTGGTCCGCGCGGAGCTCCTCAGCCGCGAGGCGCTGGCGCGGGCGCTCCAGGTGCAGGGGCGGACGCTGCGGCGGCTGGGGGACATCCTGGTCGAGCTGGAGCTCGTCACGAAGCAGGACCTGAAGGAGGTGACGACCCTCCAGACCACCGAGACGATCTACCGGCTCTTCGAGTGGAAGAGCGGGACCTACGACTTCGAGCCGGGGGCGGTGGAGTTCGACGCGGGCACGGTCGTGCCCATGCGCGCCGAGGCCCTCCTCATGGAGGGGTTCCGGCGGGTCGACGAGTGGCCGATGGTGCGCCGGAAGATCTCGTCCCCGGCGATGACCTTCCTCCGGCGCGCGCCGCTGCCGGCCGACGAGTCGGCCGGGCCGGCCGAGCGCCGGGTCCACGCCCTGGCGGAGCCGGGCCGGACGGTGGAGAAGCTGGTCGACCTCTCGCGCCTGGGCGAGTTCGAGACCTGCAAGGCGCTCCTCACGCTGGTGAACATGGGGTGCCTCAAGGCGGTACCGGCGCCGCGGCGCTCGGCGGCCGCCGGCGTCGGCGCGTACGCGCGGAGCTGGCGCCAGCGGCTGCGGCGCGGCGCGGCCGGGCTGGCCGCCACCGCGCTCCTCTCCGGGGCGCTGGCGGGCGGCGCCTGGCTCGCCGCCGAGCGGCACCGCGCGACCGTCCACGCCGGCCCCTCGCTCGAGGAGGGCGCCGCCCAGCGCCTGCTCGCCCGCCACCAGCTGGCGCGGCTGGCCGGGGCGCTCGAGGTGTGGCGGCTCGAGCGCGGCAGCTACCCGCAGCGGCTCGCGGAGCTGGTGGAGGCCGACCTGGCCGCGCCGGCGGACCTGCGCTGGCCCTGGCGCGAGGAGTACCATTACCGCAGGACCCCGGACGGCGGGTTCGTGCTGCTCCCGCCGCTGCCCTGA
- a CDS encoding chemotaxis protein CheB: MTSPTPAPRPPAALLRVLAVAADEAGRDRLTAALAAAPRAELAGAARSVPEGLRLALQLRPDCVCLELPPRPLEGLAFVRLLARRQPTQVLVVARAGVRKQDVFRAFEAGALDVVATPAGAAERTALEAGLRAGLATARALVAGEGARPAAAERAPEAGAPRGAAEGQARGLRVAVLGASTGGPGALVRLLTAMPPGLPLAWAVAQHMPARFTGSFAERLARATGLDAREARDGEALAEGRVLIAPGGRHLRLVRAGGPLAPVRAALEEPGPRGGPGGHGYCPSVDVLFASAAEACGQDLCAVVLTGMGDDGRRGVARVKEAGGVTLAESEASAVVYGMPRQAAETGLVDEVLPLDGIVARLRRFAREGR; this comes from the coding sequence GTGACCTCGCCCACGCCAGCGCCGCGGCCCCCGGCCGCCCTCCTGCGCGTCCTCGCCGTCGCCGCCGACGAGGCGGGGCGCGACCGGCTGACGGCCGCGCTGGCGGCCGCGCCGCGGGCCGAGCTCGCCGGGGCCGCCCGGTCGGTGCCGGAGGGGCTGCGGCTGGCGCTCCAGCTGCGGCCCGACTGCGTGTGCCTGGAGCTGCCGCCGCGGCCGCTGGAAGGGCTCGCCTTCGTCCGGCTCCTCGCCCGCCGCCAGCCGACCCAGGTGCTCGTGGTGGCGCGCGCGGGCGTGCGAAAGCAGGACGTCTTCCGGGCGTTCGAGGCGGGCGCGCTCGACGTGGTCGCCACGCCGGCCGGCGCGGCCGAGCGGACCGCGCTCGAGGCGGGGCTCCGCGCCGGGCTGGCCACCGCCCGCGCGCTCGTCGCGGGCGAGGGCGCGCGCCCCGCCGCCGCGGAGCGGGCCCCCGAGGCCGGCGCGCCCCGCGGCGCGGCGGAGGGGCAGGCCCGCGGCCTGCGCGTCGCGGTGCTGGGCGCCTCGACCGGCGGGCCGGGGGCGCTGGTCCGGCTGCTCACCGCCATGCCCCCGGGGCTCCCGCTCGCCTGGGCCGTCGCGCAGCACATGCCGGCGCGCTTCACCGGCTCCTTCGCCGAGCGGCTGGCGCGCGCCACCGGCCTCGACGCGCGCGAGGCCCGCGACGGCGAGGCGCTGGCCGAGGGGCGGGTGCTCATCGCGCCCGGCGGCCGCCACCTGCGGCTGGTGCGCGCGGGCGGTCCGCTCGCGCCGGTGCGCGCCGCCCTGGAGGAGCCCGGACCGCGCGGCGGCCCCGGCGGACACGGCTACTGTCCGAGCGTCGACGTGCTGTTCGCCTCCGCCGCCGAGGCGTGCGGCCAGGACCTCTGCGCGGTGGTGCTGACGGGGATGGGCGACGACGGCCGCCGCGGGGTGGCGCGCGTCAAGGAGGCGGGCGGCGTCACGCTGGCCGAGTCCGAGGCCTCGGCGGTGGTCTACGGGATGCCGCGGCAGGCCGCCGAGACCGGGCTCGTGGACGAGGTGCTGCCGCTCGACGGCATCGTGGCGCGGCTGCGAAGGTTCGCACGGGAAGGACGATGA
- the rpsT gene encoding 30S ribosomal protein S20 produces MANTRSAEKRNRQAQKRRTRNVQVRTGLKSAVKKAREAIVQADPAAAKQAVATALRTLDKAASKGIIHKNAASRRISRLAKAAAKAAQPKSA; encoded by the coding sequence TTGGCGAACACCCGCTCCGCTGAGAAGCGCAACCGGCAGGCCCAGAAGCGCCGCACCCGCAACGTGCAGGTCCGCACCGGCCTCAAGTCCGCCGTGAAGAAGGCGCGCGAGGCCATCGTCCAGGCCGACCCCGCCGCGGCCAAGCAGGCCGTCGCGACGGCCCTCCGGACGCTCGACAAGGCCGCGTCGAAGGGCATCATCCACAAGAACGCCGCCTCGCGGCGCATCTCGCGCCTCGCCAAGGCGGCCGCCAAGGCGGCCCAGCCGAAGTCGGCCTAG
- a CDS encoding PhoH family protein, with the protein MSQPATAQQKTTRIEFDDNDRVRALCGAHNEHLKLIERRLGVQVGSRGGQLVVSGASEERVAQAEALLRELYELIASGYPLYLEDVDQATKLSGQGVALKEIFGDTVYVSARHRVITPKGLGQKRYIQAIRDNDIVFGIGPAGTGKTYLAMAMAVSALIERKVKRIVLCRPAVEAGEKLGFLPGDIAEKVNPYLRPLHDALFDMVDYEKASAFIERGTVEVAPLAFMRGRTLNDAFVILDEAQNTTSEQMKMFLTRLGYGSKAVVTGDVTQVDLPSGRASGLLEVQKVLRGIEGIAFCAFSEVDVVRHPLVQEVVRAYDLFDAERKAQKEQREQERAARAALRAGAEASDDGG; encoded by the coding sequence TTGAGTCAGCCCGCGACGGCGCAGCAGAAGACCACCCGCATCGAGTTCGACGACAACGACAGGGTGAGGGCGCTGTGCGGGGCCCACAACGAGCACCTGAAGCTCATCGAGCGCCGGCTGGGCGTGCAGGTGGGCTCGCGCGGCGGGCAGCTCGTGGTCAGCGGGGCCTCCGAGGAGCGCGTGGCGCAGGCCGAGGCGCTGCTCCGCGAGCTGTACGAGCTCATCGCGTCCGGCTACCCGCTCTACCTGGAGGACGTGGACCAGGCGACGAAGCTCTCCGGGCAGGGGGTCGCGCTCAAGGAGATCTTCGGGGACACCGTCTACGTCTCGGCGCGCCACCGGGTGATCACGCCCAAGGGGCTCGGGCAGAAGCGGTACATCCAGGCCATCCGCGACAACGACATCGTGTTCGGCATCGGGCCGGCCGGGACGGGCAAGACCTACCTCGCCATGGCGATGGCGGTCTCCGCGCTCATCGAGCGCAAGGTGAAGCGGATCGTGCTGTGCCGGCCGGCGGTGGAGGCGGGCGAGAAGCTCGGGTTCCTGCCGGGCGACATCGCGGAGAAGGTGAACCCGTACCTCCGCCCGCTGCACGACGCGCTCTTCGACATGGTGGACTACGAGAAGGCGTCGGCCTTCATCGAGCGCGGGACGGTGGAGGTCGCGCCGCTCGCCTTCATGCGCGGCCGCACGCTCAACGACGCGTTCGTGATCCTGGACGAGGCGCAGAACACCACCTCGGAGCAGATGAAGATGTTCCTCACCCGCCTCGGCTACGGGTCGAAGGCGGTGGTGACCGGCGACGTGACCCAGGTGGACCTCCCCTCCGGGCGCGCCAGCGGCCTGCTCGAGGTGCAGAAGGTGCTGCGGGGCATCGAGGGCATCGCGTTCTGCGCCTTCAGCGAGGTGGACGTGGTGCGCCACCCGCTGGTGCAGGAGGTGGTGCGCGCGTACGACCTCTTCGACGCCGAGCGGAAGGCGCAGAAGGAGCAGCGGGAGCAGGAGCGCGCCGCGCGCGCCGCGCTCCGCGCGGGCGCCGAGGCGAGCGACGACGGCGGGTGA
- the mazG gene encoding nucleoside triphosphate pyrophosphohydrolase gives MPTPAEAIERLLGIMARLRAPGGCPWDREQTMASLRPYLLEETYEVLEAIDAGDPREHREELGDLLLQIVFQSQLASEVGQFAFADVAEAISDKLVSRHPHVFGDAHVKDAEGVLKQWAALKREEKAAKGKGRSALEGVPREMPALARADRLTEKASRIGFDWPDATGARAKVQEELRELDAAVASGDRASVEHELGDLLFATVNLARKLAVSPEEALRATIGRFISRFEHVERGLERAGVPHGQATLEQMDELWNEAKALEAQNKKTT, from the coding sequence ATGCCCACACCAGCGGAAGCGATCGAACGACTCCTCGGCATCATGGCGCGCCTGCGCGCACCCGGCGGCTGCCCCTGGGATCGCGAGCAGACCATGGCCTCCTTGCGCCCCTACCTCCTCGAGGAGACCTACGAGGTGCTCGAGGCGATCGACGCCGGGGATCCGCGCGAGCACCGCGAGGAGCTGGGCGACCTCCTCCTGCAGATCGTCTTCCAGTCGCAGCTCGCGAGCGAGGTGGGGCAGTTCGCCTTCGCCGACGTGGCGGAGGCGATCTCGGACAAGCTCGTCTCCCGCCACCCGCACGTGTTCGGCGACGCGCACGTGAAGGACGCCGAGGGGGTGCTGAAGCAGTGGGCGGCGCTCAAGCGCGAGGAGAAGGCGGCCAAGGGGAAGGGCCGGAGCGCGCTCGAGGGCGTGCCGCGCGAGATGCCGGCGCTGGCGCGGGCCGACCGCCTCACGGAGAAGGCGAGCCGGATCGGGTTCGACTGGCCCGACGCCACCGGCGCGCGCGCCAAGGTGCAGGAGGAGCTGCGCGAGCTGGACGCGGCCGTGGCGAGCGGCGACCGCGCCTCGGTGGAGCACGAGCTGGGCGACCTCCTGTTCGCCACCGTGAACCTGGCCCGCAAGCTGGCGGTCTCCCCCGAGGAGGCGCTGCGCGCCACCATCGGCCGCTTCATCTCCCGGTTCGAGCACGTCGAGCGCGGCCTGGAGCGCGCCGGCGTGCCGCACGGACAGGCCACGCTGGAGCAGATGGACGAACTCTGGAACGAGGCCAAGGCGCTCGAGGCCCAAAACAAAAAAACCACCTAG